The following are encoded in a window of Prochlorococcus marinus CUG1417 genomic DNA:
- a CDS encoding DUF1499 domain-containing protein — MQILFLAILICSSFLFPSSIFASHIELKPCVEVAHCVREEWEVNNIENPFEKIKTYIENTPRTEIVEIDGDYLHAEATSKWMKYVDDLEVSFLPESSILSIRSESRVGESDLGVNQKRVDLLKSKMF, encoded by the coding sequence ATGCAAATACTTTTTTTAGCAATTTTGATTTGTTCAAGCTTTTTATTCCCTTCTTCAATATTTGCCTCACATATAGAATTAAAACCTTGTGTAGAGGTTGCTCATTGTGTACGAGAAGAATGGGAGGTAAACAATATTGAGAATCCTTTTGAAAAGATTAAAACATATATCGAAAACACACCAAGAACTGAGATTGTAGAAATTGATGGTGATTATCTTCATGCTGAGGCAACCAGCAAATGGATGAAGTATGTTGACGATTTAGAAGTATCCTTTCTACCAGAATCAAGCATCTTATCAATAAGGTCAGAATCAAGAGTTGGAGAAAGTGATTTGGGAGTGAATCAAAAAAGAGTTGATTTACTAAAATCGAAAATGTTTTAA